The following is a genomic window from Nitrosomonas communis.
CGACTTCTCCATTGCCGCTTACAATAGGTGTATGACGATTAATATGATCCTGAAGCAAAGTTCGCAAATCTTCAATATCAATCGCGCAAGCAATTAACACTTCTGATGCACTTGGATTATCTAGCAAGGCAAGCAATAAATGTTCTACCGTAATGAATTCATGGCGCTTCTGGCGTGACTCTACAAATGCCATATGTAAACTTACTTCTAACTCTTGTGCGATCATGTTAGTTTTTCTCCATAATACACATTAATGGATGCTGATTCTGTCTAGAAAATTTATTTACCTGTTGAACTTTGGTCATCGCAATATCATTGGGATAAATACCGCAAATACCAACCCCTTCTGTATGAATCTTAAGCATAACTTGAGTTGCCTTTTCTTGACTCATAAAAAAGAATGTTTGCAATACCATTACTACAAAATCCATCGGAGTAAAATCATCATTTAATAACATAACTTTGTACAAGGGAGGTAATTTAATCTTACTTTTATTTTCCTCTAGCACTCCATTCTCACGATCTTCTGTTACCATGATTCACCTACTTAATTTAAAAAAGAAAAGCGCGAGCAAAAAAATCAAATAATTTTTTTCTTTCTTAGTTTTGTTTTTATCATATTTGACGATTCCTACAAAATTTTCAAGCGCAATAAACAAATCTTTTTATCTTTATCCAAAAGCAGCTCAAAATTTCACCCGATATCTTGACTTGAGTCAGAAATTTGCGTAAAAATGCAACTGGCGTTTGGCTTCAAGTTCTCTGCAGTACTGGTTAGAGCCGTTTGCGGTCTTGAAATTCAAATAGTATTAGGGTTTCCAGCCCAGTTTTTTTATAGGAAGTAAAAATGGCAACAGGTACAGTAAAATGGTTCAATGACTCCAAAGGGTTCGGTTTTATCACTCCTGATGATGGTAGCGAGGATTTATTTGCACATTTCTCCGCAATCAATATGACAGGTTTTAAAACCCTGAAGGAAGGCCAGAAAGTGAGCTTTGAAGTTACACAAGGACCCAAAGGGAAACAGGCTTCAAACATTCAGGCTGCCTAAGATATTGCAACATTCATAAATCATTGTGTCATTCATTTAAAGAAGTAATTAGCCGTACAAGAATCAGCTAATTGCTTTCAATTACCCTAACTACTCATCGCCATTATAAAACTGGCGATGAGTAGTTATACAGCAAATTAAATATGATTTGCTGTATCGTTCCACTCCTAGCCCATTCTTGCTATCATTGCATTTCCAAATCCAGAGCATGTGGCTTCAGTTGCGTCATGCATTTGTCTCGCAAAATCATAAGTTACCATTTTATCTTGGATAGTTTTTTCCATCGCTTTAATAATCATATCTGCAGCTTCATTCCAGCCGATATGTCTTAGCATCATTTCAGCTGAAAGAATAATTGATCCAGGGTTGACCTGATCCTTACCCGCATATTTAGGGGCAGTTCCATGCGTAGCCTCAAAGATCGCAACCGAATCACTTAGGTTTGCTCCTGGGGCAATGCCAATTCCCCCTACTTGTGCGGCTAAAGCATCTGAAATGTAATCACCATTTAAATTTAAAGTCGCAATCACATCATATTCATCAGGGCGCAATAAAATTTGCTGCAGGAAAGCATCGGCGATAACGTCTTTCACCACGATTCCTCCCTTATCCTCAGGTAATTTCATCCACGGCCCGCCATTTAACAATTCAGCACCGAATTCCTTCATGGCCACGTTATAGCCCCAATTCTTGAAAGCCCCTTCGGTAAATTTCATAATGTTACCCTTATGCACCAAAGTTACCGATTTTCGCTCATTATCGATCGCGTATTGTATTGCCTTCCGTACTAACCGTTCAGTTCCCTCTCTTGAGACAGGCTTGATACCAATACCAGAAGATTGAGGAAAACGAATACTCTTTACTTGCATTTCTTTAATCAAAAAATCGATCACTTTCTTTGCAGATGCTGATTCTGCTTCCCATTCTATTCCCGCATAAATATCTTCTGAATTTTCACGAAAAATGACCATATCGACTTTCTCAGGATTTTTTACCGGACTA
Proteins encoded in this region:
- the icd gene encoding NADP-dependent isocitrate dehydrogenase; this encodes MFQHIKAPPDGEKILVNSDLSLTVPDYPIIPFIEGDGIGIDITPVMIKVVDAAVYKVYGDKRKIFWMEMYAGEKSTKLYGENIWLPDETLQAAREYVVSIKGPLTTPVSGGIRSINVALRQLLDLYICLRPVRYFEGVPSPVKNPEKVDMVIFRENSEDIYAGIEWEAESASAKKVIDFLIKEMQVKSIRFPQSSGIGIKPVSREGTERLVRKAIQYAIDNERKSVTLVHKGNIMKFTEGAFKNWGYNVAMKEFGAELLNGGPWMKLPEDKGGIVVKDVIADAFLQQILLRPDEYDVIATLNLNGDYISDALAAQVGGIGIAPGANLSDSVAIFEATHGTAPKYAGKDQVNPGSIILSAEMMLRHIGWNEAADMIIKAMEKTIQDKMVTYDFARQMHDATEATCSGFGNAMIARMG
- a CDS encoding cold-shock protein, giving the protein MATGTVKWFNDSKGFGFITPDDGSEDLFAHFSAINMTGFKTLKEGQKVSFEVTQGPKGKQASNIQAA
- the clpS gene encoding ATP-dependent Clp protease adapter ClpS, producing MVTEDRENGVLEENKSKIKLPPLYKVMLLNDDFTPMDFVVMVLQTFFFMSQEKATQVMLKIHTEGVGICGIYPNDIAMTKVQQVNKFSRQNQHPLMCIMEKN